The Arachis ipaensis cultivar K30076 chromosome B03, Araip1.1, whole genome shotgun sequence region aaataaaattcaaaaatctttaaTATTAACGAAGACTGACCGCCTACAATTACAAATCAATAAAACCAAATTCCAAGGAGTGGCTACCACAAACTTCAGAGACACAacaaatttttcataaaaaaatgcaGAAGTCATAGATTAAAATGTagtttaaatacaaaataatgtCATATTCTTAGTTAGGTAGTTCTCTTCATAAAAAATGTCAAAATCAAACTACAGGATATATGCCAAAACATTAGAAGAATTAGAGTTGAACTAAGAAGCAACTATTAATAAGTAGCAGAGCTCATGATATGGTGCATCCATTAGCATCACCATAATATGAACATGGAGAAGGAGTAGGAGGAGGAGCCTGTTGCTGCGGCTGTGGTTGTGGTGGATAACGCTGTTGATGATGATAGTAACTGTATTGATAAGGTGGTTGTTGTGGTCTACCATAACCCATTGGAGGAGGAACACATTCATTGCGGTTGTTGTGGTTGATGCACATTATGTTCCTCCTATTTGCTATCATAAACCAGGTTCATGAGCCCAAAAAGCATCTGGATCCGgacaaaaaagagaaaaatcttgGATTTCTCTATTTGCTATATGCCAATTGACAAAGCGAGCTTGTATCGACTTGAACAGAAAAAGAATGACCAGAAAAAGCCAGCATTTATCATCTTCCCTGCAAGACCATATCCAAACTTGAAAACAAGGACCAACATAAAATATACTAGAAGCAAAGCAGAAAGCCCATCTAAAAGCAGTTTCTCAGAggaataatatatatatagagttattaaaatttttcttttttcttcacaaACACAGTGCTTTATCTGTGATAACTCAAAACTCCAGGAACAAAAAATTATGAGGGGCATCCAGCAGTTATTGCCAAGTGGTGGACTACTGGAAAGAAATAGATAGAAGCTACAGACCCAAATTACCGTGAATTGTAAGTTGAACAAGCATCAAAATATAGCCAAAAGTGCCTCTTCCAAGAACAATGTGCCTAACAAAAAGCAATTTAATCTTTatagtagctacaacatataaatCAAATGCAAAGCATCACATAGGCATTCAATCAAACATGTGGTGTGCAATGCAGAAATTCCACATAATCAAGCAATTTTCAGCGGCATTCAATCCATAACAGCCATAATCCAACACTTGCAACTTAACAAAGATCTAATAAACTAATCCTAACCTATCTTAACCGCTTAAATCCACTAACAACATGcaaattctaactaactaactaattaaagaAAATACACTGGAAAGCAGAGCAAAGAGAGAACCTGAGGTGATGACTAGGGTTCTTGAAGCAGAGAAAGGGGAAAAGAATGCAGTGGTACTATGTTATTGCCGCTGCTGGAGGTGCAGTGACAATGACACCAAAGAGGAGGAGCTGGGCTGAGCTCCGAGTTGGAAAGGGAGAAGACGAAAACTTGAACAAAAACTACTAGAAACTAGAAGTATAACATTGCATGATACAACAATAGCATGGCAATTAGGCAACGAAAAAAACTCAGCTAAATTAATAACAGCAGCAGAATTAATACTACCAACAGCATTCAGCATTAAGCAAGAAAAATTATCCTTCAGCAACAAACAACACTTGATTTGATTTCCATTTTTAGCATTCAGCAACAATCGTTACAAAACAGTaacaagtaatccctaatcacactaaacctgaaatcaATAAAGCTAAACAAAAATTTCAATAATGATTTGATTTCTATTTTTAGCAGCATcaagaaaatttcaacaaaaacttCAGGAATTTAAAAAAGAGCAACAGCacaaaatcaattatttgattttccaTTAACCCATTCACATTTTCACATTCAAAAATCAACAACACGGcataaaaggaagagaagaacCGAAGAAGTGAAGGCAGTGCCGCTAACCTTCGACGGCGACATGGACGGCGCCCGGCGAGACGACAGCGAGTGGCGACATAGCGGCGAGTGGCGACACAGCGGCGAGCTGCTCCAAGTTCGAGAGAATCCAGGGAGGACGGGGACAGGGGGAAGAGGGACGGTGGGGTGGGGGCTAAGCACTTAGGTATAGTGATAGGGAACTTGAGACTTGGGTATCGTGGAAGGTTTGAGTGGGGTGGTTTTGGATTCAAGAGGGACGTTGCCAAGGCGACGCCACGGCGGCGACAGGCACGACAGCCGCGGAGACGAAGGAGAGAGCATCAAGCCGCAGGAGNNNNNNNNNNNNNNNNNNNNNNNNNCCATTTTTCACACCGGTTTTTGGTTGAATCGGTTAGATTGGTCGGTCTGGTTGGTTTTCagaatattaattattaattattgttataaaAGATCGGTTTTATTTTGgttagttaaaaaattttaaaaaaaattggttcACTTAAAACGTCCAATAATATAACAACATGTAGGCGTCTTTACAAAAAGATATTTTCTGCAACTTTATGGAAGCATTCTCCAAACACACAATCCTTAaatgatttatatattattagaaaTAAGAGATTCATGTTTTAAAAATGAGTCTAAGAAAATTAGGTAATATTNNNNNNNNNNNNNNNNNNNNNNNNNNNNNNNNNNNNNNNNNNNNNNNNNNNNNNNNNNNNNNNNNNNNNNNNNNNNNNNNNNNNNNNNNNNNNNNNNNNNNNNNNNNNNNNNNNNNNNNNNNNNNNNNNNNNNNNNNNNNNNNNNNNNNNNNNNNNNNNNNNNNNNNNNNNNNNNNNNNNNNNNNNNNNNNNNNNNNNNNNNNNNNNNNNNNNNNNNNNNNNNNNNNNNNNNNNNNNNNNNNNNNNNNNNNNNNNNNNNNNNNNNNNNNNNNNNNNNNNNNNNNNNNNNNNNNNNNNNNNNNNNNNNNNNNNNNNNNNNNNNNNNNNNNNNNNNNNNNNNNNNNNNNNNNNNNNNNNNNNNNNNNNNNNNNNNNNNNNNNNNNNNNNNNNNNNNNNNNNNNNNNNNNNNNNNNNNNNNNNNNNNNNNNNNNNNNNNNNNNNNNNNNNNNNNNNNNNNNNNNNNNNNNNNNNNNNNNNNNNNNNNNNNNNNNNNNNNNNNNNNNNNNNNNNNNNNNNNNNNNNNNNNNNNNNNNNNNNNNNNNNNNNNNNNNNNNNNNNNNNNNNNNNNNNNNNNNNNNNNNNNNNNNNNNNNNNNNNNNNNNNNNNNNNNNNNNNNNNNNNNNNNNNNNNNNNNNNNNNNNNNNNNNNNNNNNNNNNNNNNNNNNNNNNNNNNNNNNNNNNNNNNNNNNNNNNNNNNNNNNNNNNNNNNNNNNNNNNNNNNNNNNNNNNNNNNNNNNNNNNNNNNNNNNNNNNNNNNNNNNNNNNNNNNNNNNNNNNNNNNNNNNNNNNNNNNNNNNNNNNNNNNNNNNNNNNNNNNNNNNNNNNNNNNNNNNNNNNNNNNNNNNNNNNNNNNNNNNNNNNNNNNNNNNNNNNNNNNNNNNNNNNNNNNNNNNNNNNNNNNNNNNNNNNNNNNNNNNNNNNNNNNNNNNNNNNNNNNNNNNNNNNNNNNNNNNNNNNNNNNNNNNNNNNNNNNNNNNNNNNNNNNNNNNNNNNNNNNNNNNNNNNNNNNNNNNNNNNNNNNNNNNNNNNNNNNNNNNNNNNNNNNNNNNNNNNNNNNNNNNNNNNNNNNNNNNNNNNNNNNNNNNNNNNNNNNNNNNNNNNNNNNNNNNNNNACCTTTTTTATATGTATGTaatatttttgtctttttaaATAGTAATatattgattattttattttttattttttctaacaaTACTCGGAATAAACACACAAAAATTTAGTTTCTAAAACCGTTTAgtgaatatatattaattttttttaattttttcttttttcgacCGTTTNNNNNNNNNNNNNNNNNNNNNNNNNNNNNNNNNNNNNNNNNNNNNNNNNNNNNNNNNNNNNNNNNNNNNNNNNNNNNNNNNNNNNNNNNNNNNNNNNNNNNNNNNNNNNNNNNNNNTGCAaactatacaaaataaaaaatgaattaaaatttatatataaatatattaaaactgATTTGATTTGATGATTAATTTTTAATGTTTTATAGTCTCCGAATGAATTAGTTGAATGAATTCGTCTGTTTTTACATTTCAGCATTGCTCTTCTCCAAATTGGAGCTTGCGTCCGATCTTCGGCCCCAGCCTTGTCAGTACTCAGTATCTTGATTTCTCTTTCTCTACATTTATTGTTGTGGATTTACGATGTATAGTTAACAGTAATTAACATGCTtaaattgatttgaatttaacGATCCCAAGATTCATGGCCGCTACTTTTCTAAACCACCCTTGGGGGCTTCAAGGTTCCTGCTGCATTCCCTCTTCTAGAATGTTCGCGTCTTCCTCTCTCCGATTCCCCTCCTCCTCTCTTTCATGGCACCGCCACAAGGTTCGTGGATCATCATCCTTTTCTGACGACCCCGCCGCATTCATCTCTGATGCTATTATCAGTTCTCACCGTCACGAATCACCTAGTAagcattcttgaattcttgatTTTCTTATATCATGCAACAGAGGTATAATGCATTGCTTCGTAATATGtatcatttgattttgattttgattgtgTGGGATaggtgagagtgagagtgagagtacTTTGATATTGATTCGTCATGGTGAATCCTTGTGGAACGAAAAGAACTTGTTCACTGGGTGCTGTGATGTGCCTTTAACAAGGAAGGGTGTGGAGGAAGCTATTGAAGCTGGTAAGAGGATCAGCTATATACCCATAGATATTATTTTCACTTCTGTCTTGATTCGAGCCAAGATGACCGCCATGCTTTCAATGACTCAGCACCACCAGAAGAAGGTGTTAACATAAATTACTTATTATTCTTCTTAAAATACTATTGGAATTTGGAACCTGGATTTCTTAATCAAATCAAATGTTTACTCTTCAGGTTCCAATAATCATCCATAATGAGAGTGAACAGGCAACTGCTTGGACTCGAATTTACAGTGAAAAAACTACAAAGCAGTCTATTCCAGTTATAACAGCTTGGCAGTTGAATGAAAGAATGTATGCAGAATTGCAGttattaatcttttttatttatcgCTTGTTTCCATACATACTAAGAGGATGGATGTGTCATTCCTTATGCTACTTCTATAGGTATGGGGAGTTACAGGGCCTTAACAAGCAGGAAACTGCCGAAAGATATGGGAAGGAGAAAGTGCACGAGTGGCGTCGCAGTTTTGATATTCCTCCTCCAAAGGGTGAGAGCTTGGAAATGTGTTCAGAGAGAGCTGTTGCCTATTTTAAAGATTTTGTAAGGGTGTCAATTTCTGCTGTCGTGTCAAAGTAAAATATTGGTTTCTATGACTTTGATATGTTTCTGGGAAATAAAACATTTTAATTTTCCATGAGAGCTGCTGATATTCAGAACCATGCATTGTAGATTGAACCCCACCTAAAATCTGGAAGGCATGTGATGGTTGCTGCTCATGGAAACTCATTGAGGTCTATTATAATGTACCTTGAAAAATTAACCTCTCAAGAGGTATCATACCTCAAGTTGCAactatcttatttctgtaatacTAATTTCTTTGTTTGAAATAATATAGGAATCATAGGATTAATTTCATCTTCACTTCTTCATGGCTAAACAGGTCATGAATTTAGAACTGTCAACAGGGGTACCATTGCTTTACATATACAAAGAGGGGAAGTTTATCAGTAGAGGCAGTCCTGTGGGGACTACAGAAGTTGGTGTTTATGCATATACTCAGGTATGATCACTTACCCTAATAATTAAAttgttatttacttatttacTATGATATCTATATGATGTATGCTATCGGGTCTTATGTCTTAGTTtgtcagatccctcaatttcttCCATCGATTGACTTCATTTCTAGTTTTACTATAGTCTTCTAGAAAACCAAACAAGCTCTTTTACATGGTTTTCAATGTGCTTGTGTGCCATTATTGTCAAAGGAATGACCAACGATAGTTTTTTATTTGTTCTGTCTTTACATAAGTGATGGTATAGATGAGAGATATTCTTGCTATCTCAATCTCTTTTTCTTTGACTACTTTTGAgttctctttcttattttatgGTGTCAGAATGTCCTGATTCACTTGCTATATCAATCTCTTTTGAACTGATATGCTATAATAGACCTGCTGTATGCTGCTGTTTGTGTCTACAGGGGTTAGCTGATTACAGACAGCAGTTTGATGAAATGTCACATTGATCCTTCATCACTTGAAAGTTCTGGTATGTAGTCTCATGCAAATTTCTCCAGTAAAATATCTAGTATTCCATACAGTCACTGATAATGAGTGTGCTCATATATATATTTGCAGGTATAGTTTTGTATGTTAACTTTTGGTGGGTGGCTTCATATTTTAG contains the following coding sequences:
- the LOC107634651 gene encoding uncharacterized protein LOC107634651 isoform X1, which produces MAATFLNHPWGLQGSCCIPSSRMFASSSLRFPSSSLSWHRHKVRGSSSFSDDPAAFISDAIISSHRHESPSESESESTLILIRHGESLWNEKNLFTGCCDVPLTRKGVEEAIEAGKRISYIPIDIIFTSVLIRAKMTAMLSMTQHHQKKVPIIIHNESEQATAWTRIYSEKTTKQSIPVITAWQLNERMYGELQGLNKQETAERYGKEKVHEWRRSFDIPPPKGESLEMCSERAVAYFKDFIEPHLKSGRHVMVAAHGNSLRSIIMYLEKLTSQEVMNLELSTGVPLLYIYKEGKFISRGSPVGTTEVGVYAYTQGLADYRQQFDEMSH
- the LOC107634651 gene encoding uncharacterized protein LOC107634651 isoform X3, giving the protein MAATFLNHPWGLQGSCCIPSSRMFASSSLRFPSSSLSWHRHKVRGSSSFSDDPAAFISDAIISSHRHESPSESESESTLILIRHGESLWNEKNLFTGCCDVPLTRKGVEEAIEAGKRISYIPIDIIFTSVLIRAKMTAMLSMTQHHQKKVPIIIHNESEQATAWTRIYSEKTTKQSIPVITAWQLNERMYGELQGLNKQETAERYGKEKVHEWRRSFDIPPPKGESLEMCSERAVAYFKDFVMNLELSTGVPLLYIYKEGKFISRGSPVGTTEVGVYAYTQGLADYRQQFDEMSH
- the LOC107634651 gene encoding uncharacterized protein LOC107634651 isoform X2, with protein sequence MAATFLNHPWGLQGSCCIPSSRMFASSSLRFPSSSLSWHRHKVRGSSSFSDDPAAFISDAIISSHRHESPSESESTLILIRHGESLWNEKNLFTGCCDVPLTRKGVEEAIEAGKRISYIPIDIIFTSVLIRAKMTAMLSMTQHHQKKVPIIIHNESEQATAWTRIYSEKTTKQSIPVITAWQLNERMYGELQGLNKQETAERYGKEKVHEWRRSFDIPPPKGESLEMCSERAVAYFKDFIEPHLKSGRHVMVAAHGNSLRSIIMYLEKLTSQEVMNLELSTGVPLLYIYKEGKFISRGSPVGTTEVGVYAYTQGLADYRQQFDEMSH